A window of Salmo trutta chromosome 5, fSalTru1.1, whole genome shotgun sequence contains these coding sequences:
- the adka gene encoding adenosine kinase isoform X2: MPAASPNSLFGMGNPLLDISAVVDKDFLEKYGLKPNDQILAEDKHKALFDEIVKKFKVEYHAGGATQNSIKIAQWMIQDPHKVCTFFGCIGEDKFGEILKQKSEEAHVDAYYYEQTEEPTGTCAACITGDNRSLVANLAAANCYKKDKHLDLKENWKLVEKAKVYYIAGFFLTVSLESILKVAKHASENNKLFTLNLSAPFISQFFKDALMEVMPYVDVLFGNETEAATFSKEQGFQTEDIEEIAKKAEALPKVNKKRPRIVVFTQGKDGTIMTKGGDKVETFPVLKIDQKDIVDTNGAGDAFVGGFLSELVQDKELEQCVKAGHYAANIIIRRAGCTFPEKPDFH; the protein is encoded by the exons ATGCCAGCAGCAAG ccCTAATTCTCTGTTCGGGATGGGGAACCCCCTGCTGGACATCTCAGCCGTCGTGGACAAGGACTTCCTGGAGAA gtacgGTCTGAAGCCCAACGACCAGATCCTGGCAGAGGACAAGCATAAAGCATT GTTTGATGAGATTGTCAAAAAGTTTAAAGTAGAGTACCATGCCGGAGGAGCTACACAGAATTCTATAAAAATCGCCcag tggatgatCCAGGATCCCCACAAGGTGTGTACGTTCTTCGGCTGTATCGGAGAGGATAAGTTTGGGGAGATTCTGAAGCAGAAGTCAGAGGAGGCCCACGTGGATGCCTACTACTATGAGCAGACAGAGGAGCCTACAGGGACCTGCGCCGCATGTATCACCGGAGACAACAG gtctCTGGTAGCTAACCTAGCGGCAGCTAACTGTTATAAGAAGGACAAACATCTGGACTTGAAGGAGAACTGGAAACTGGTGGAAAAAGCCAAAGTTTACTATATCGCT GGTTTCTTCCTGACGGTGTCTCTGGAGTCCATACTGAAAGTGGCCAAACACGCTTCTGAGAACAACAAGCTGTTTACTCTGAACCTCTCCGCTCCCTTCATCTCCCAGTTCTTCAAAGACGCCCTCATGGAGGTCATGCCCTATGTGGACGTGCTGTTCGGCAACGagacg gAGGCGGCCACGTTTTCAAAAGAGCAAGGCTTTCAG ACTGAGGACATCGAGGAGATTGCTAAGAAGGCCGAGGCTCTACCCAAAGTCAACAAGAAGAGACCGAGAATCGTTGTTTTTACTCAGGGGAAGGACGGAACCATCATGACCAAAG gaggtGACAAGGTGGAGACGTTCCCAGTGCTGAAGATTGACCAGAAGGACATTGTGGACACAAATGGAGCCGGAGATGCCTTTGTAGGAG GATTCCTGTCAGAGTTGGTCCAGGACAAGGAGTTGGAACAGTGTGTGAAAGCAGGACATTACGCTGCCAACATCATCATCAGACGAGCAGGATGCACCTTCCCCGAAAAACCAGACTTCCACTGA